A window of the Candidatus Syntrophoarchaeum caldarius genome harbors these coding sequences:
- a CDS encoding F420H2-quinone oxidoreductase, subunit J, with protein sequence MIVETLSLGILAVITILFATGVLLVRDNFFAAMYMSATLIMVATTCALLGIEPAFVLIVFIFVGAIGVVTVALASTYREHSENGNSLKMWLIPAIVTAGVIAISVYTTLGRVPVGRTIAFELASFLSNPEYILLIISLTALGILLMLSVLKMIGGADECH encoded by the coding sequence ATGATAGTAGAAACACTTTCACTCGGAATTCTTGCAGTTATCACAATTCTCTTTGCCACAGGGGTGCTTCTCGTCAGAGATAACTTCTTTGCTGCGATGTACATGTCTGCAACACTGATCATGGTTGCAACGACCTGTGCCCTTCTTGGCATCGAGCCCGCGTTTGTGCTCATTGTCTTTATCTTCGTTGGTGCGATCGGGGTTGTAACCGTCGCGCTTGCTTCAACCTACAGAGAACATTCAGAAAATGGCAATTCATTGAAGATGTGGCTGATCCCGGCGATTGTAACGGCGGGTGTTATTGCCATATCTGTCTATACCACGCTTGGCAGGGTGCCCGTTGGGCGAACGATCGCCTTTGAGCTTGCATCTTTTCTCTCAAATCCTGAATATATCCTGCTTATAATATCACTCACAGCGCTTGGAATTCTTCTAATGTTATCTGTTTTGAAGATGATAGGAGGCGCAGACGAATGTCATTAG
- a CDS encoding acyl-CoA dehydrogenase, with amino-acid sequence MDFILSEEQQDIANAAREFAQGEFDKDFATECDQEHKFPRELIKKAGQLGFIGVHYEEEYGGAGLGAFENALIVEEMCRVDSTLGVCIALADFGSELIKWCGTEEQKKKYLPKVCSGESLSAGIFTEPDHGSDITEMSTTAVKDGDEWVINGTKTFITNGEIADFGVILVQTDPDAKPKYRGMSTILVEKDCWEAADVGSKMGIRSTSTAELSFSDARVPLENLVGVENRGFYQVLEFFDESRIEIAAQALGTAEAAYDRVMDYIKQRELHGRKLGSFQITQHKIADMATKIEASKLLVYKAALNYDLERKIDPVLTSMAKWFAARTAVEVADEAIQLFGGYGYINEYEVERIYRDAKICEIYEGTREVQKNTIASGLIGKL; translated from the coding sequence ATGGACTTTATATTGAGTGAAGAGCAGCAGGATATCGCAAATGCAGCGCGAGAGTTTGCACAGGGTGAGTTCGATAAGGACTTTGCGACGGAGTGTGATCAGGAGCACAAGTTCCCACGTGAGCTTATCAAAAAGGCAGGACAGCTTGGTTTCATCGGTGTCCACTACGAGGAGGAGTACGGTGGAGCTGGACTCGGTGCTTTTGAGAACGCATTGATCGTTGAGGAGATGTGCAGGGTTGACTCAACGCTCGGGGTATGTATCGCGCTGGCTGATTTTGGTTCTGAGCTCATCAAGTGGTGTGGCACAGAAGAACAGAAGAAGAAGTACCTGCCAAAGGTATGCAGTGGTGAATCACTCTCAGCAGGGATCTTCACCGAGCCTGATCATGGATCCGATATCACCGAGATGTCGACCACAGCTGTGAAGGATGGCGATGAGTGGGTGATAAACGGTACAAAGACGTTCATCACGAATGGTGAGATTGCAGACTTTGGAGTCATTCTTGTACAGACAGATCCTGACGCAAAGCCGAAGTACCGTGGGATGTCCACGATCCTTGTTGAGAAAGATTGCTGGGAGGCTGCTGACGTTGGATCGAAGATGGGAATCAGATCAACCTCGACAGCGGAGTTATCATTCTCTGATGCTCGTGTTCCGCTTGAGAACCTTGTTGGCGTTGAGAATAGAGGCTTCTACCAGGTTCTTGAGTTCTTTGACGAGTCAAGGATTGAGATTGCAGCCCAGGCGCTCGGAACCGCTGAAGCAGCTTATGATCGTGTGATGGACTACATCAAACAGCGAGAACTTCATGGTAGAAAACTCGGGTCTTTCCAGATCACACAGCACAAGATTGCTGATATGGCGACAAAGATCGAGGCATCAAAGCTGCTTGTCTACAAGGCGGCATTGAACTACGACCTTGAGCGAAAGATAGATCCCGTCTTAACCTCGATGGCAAAGTGGTTTGCAGCCCGTACAGCAGTAGAGGTTGCTGATGAAGCGATCCAGCTATTTGGTGGCTATGGCTACATCAACGAGTATGAGGTCGAGCGGATCTACAGGGATGCCAAGATCTGTGAGATCTATGAGGGCACACGGGAAGTTCAGAAGAACACGATCGCAAGCGGTCTCATTGGCAAGCTTTAA
- a CDS encoding electron transfer flavoprotein subunit alpha, protein MAEIFVLAEHREGELREITFEMLGAAKYLGKDMGATITAVLLGHDVDTYAEKLGSYADTVLVVDDPKLDYFNAEIYQKVLSKLISDKNPVVTLIGHTAFGMDLAPALAVELGLPLATDCIGLEVDGGKLFAIRQIYSGKVNAKVSFKGDRYMITIRSAAFPVEEGTLSGEIVKESVAIEDVPYRKFIGYEEAPAGEVDITQADVIVSIGRAIGDPENIPMVEELAEALGGVLACSRPVVDKNWLPKDRQVGSSGKIVKPKLYLALGISGAFQHVAGMKDSGLIVAINKDPKAPIFNVADYGIVNDLFKVVPVLKEKITELKG, encoded by the coding sequence ATGGCTGAAATTTTTGTACTGGCTGAGCACAGAGAGGGTGAACTGAGAGAGATCACATTTGAGATGCTCGGTGCAGCAAAATATCTTGGAAAAGATATGGGTGCAACCATAACAGCTGTACTTCTCGGGCATGATGTCGACACTTATGCAGAGAAACTTGGAAGTTATGCAGACACCGTGCTTGTTGTTGATGATCCTAAACTTGATTACTTCAATGCAGAGATCTATCAGAAGGTTCTCTCAAAGTTGATCAGTGATAAGAACCCTGTGGTCACGCTCATCGGGCATACTGCCTTCGGGATGGATCTTGCACCAGCCCTGGCAGTCGAACTTGGACTTCCGCTTGCAACAGATTGCATAGGCCTTGAGGTTGATGGTGGCAAGCTCTTTGCAATCCGCCAGATCTACAGTGGTAAAGTGAACGCTAAAGTATCGTTCAAAGGCGATCGATACATGATAACGATAAGATCTGCTGCATTTCCAGTCGAGGAAGGAACATTAAGCGGTGAAATCGTCAAAGAATCAGTTGCGATCGAAGATGTACCATACAGGAAGTTTATCGGGTATGAAGAGGCTCCAGCCGGTGAGGTTGATATCACTCAGGCAGATGTCATCGTCAGTATCGGAAGGGCAATCGGGGATCCCGAGAACATCCCAATGGTAGAGGAGCTTGCAGAAGCACTTGGAGGTGTTCTTGCATGTTCAAGACCGGTGGTTGATAAGAACTGGCTTCCAAAGGATAGGCAGGTCGGATCATCGGGCAAGATCGTCAAACCGAAGCTCTACCTTGCACTTGGTATCAGCGGTGCGTTCCAGCATGTTGCAGGAATGAAGGATTCTGGGCTTATCGTTGCGATCAATAAGGATCCAAAGGCACCAATATTCAATGTTGCAGATTATGGAATCGTAAATGATCTTTTCAAGGTAGTACCAGTACTGAAAGAGAAGATAACTGAGCTTAAAGGCTAA
- a CDS encoding Electron transfer flavoprotein, beta subunit: MEIVVCVKRVPDTSEADVVITGKDIKKDDLAFEINEWDNYAVEEAVQIKEKLGGNITVISIGDEGAKEVIRRGLAMGGDTGIRIDHPALAGSDSMAIAKTLAAAIKDIDYDLVLTGAQAGDLGAGIVPVALAEMLGVPHATLAVGLDIEDGKAKVKRELEGGLMEVLEMDLPAVVGVQTGINEPRYVSIMGIRKASKKEIKLLDISDLGLLPKDVGEEGSLTVIEELSVPPVTKVAEILEGDPAEAASKLAEIMKEKGVL, translated from the coding sequence ATGGAGATAGTAGTCTGTGTAAAACGGGTTCCTGACACATCTGAGGCGGATGTGGTAATTACAGGAAAAGACATCAAGAAAGATGATCTCGCCTTTGAGATCAACGAGTGGGACAACTATGCGGTCGAAGAAGCGGTGCAGATCAAGGAGAAGCTTGGTGGCAATATCACCGTGATCAGTATCGGTGACGAGGGAGCAAAAGAGGTGATACGGCGTGGACTTGCGATGGGAGGAGATACGGGAATCAGGATCGACCATCCTGCACTGGCGGGATCTGACTCAATGGCGATCGCAAAGACGCTTGCAGCCGCGATAAAGGATATTGATTATGATCTGGTCTTAACGGGCGCTCAGGCAGGCGATCTTGGTGCTGGAATTGTACCTGTCGCGCTCGCAGAGATGCTCGGTGTGCCACATGCAACGCTCGCTGTGGGACTTGATATCGAGGATGGCAAGGCAAAGGTGAAGCGTGAGCTTGAAGGCGGACTTATGGAAGTACTGGAGATGGATCTACCAGCCGTTGTTGGCGTTCAGACCGGAATCAATGAACCACGATATGTCTCGATCATGGGCATCCGAAAAGCCTCGAAGAAGGAGATAAAACTGCTTGACATCAGCGATCTTGGACTTTTACCAAAGGATGTCGGAGAGGAAGGTTCATTGACGGTTATCGAAGAGCTGAGTGTACCACCGGTGACAAAGGTGGCTGAGATCCTTGAAGGTGATCCGGCAGAGGCTGCATCTAAGCTTGCAGAAATCATGAAAGAGAAGGGGGTGCTTTAG
- a CDS encoding electron transfer flavoprotein: MMEIAGETFAQKFDLYTCMQCGKCTGGCTVSLKSPLNVRRMMRTALISESPDVVLGLKELWDCTSCGTCTSRCPRSLDPAEVIFGMRSLLIEEGRGVPKTIMEALESTVKNGNPWGRSKMKRTEWLQDFEGEVKDLTSGATAELLAFIGCTPSYDPRVQDVARAFATVFNAAGVDYGILGNEESCCGSEMHAMGEEGLFEMLVEENTELFGGFEVKDMVTISPHCYNAFSNKYSEYADVNFGVKHYTQFLAELIDKDGLELSKELGKVVTYHDPCYLGKHNSIYDEPRKVIEAIPGVTFVEMERSRERSLCCEGGGGMMWNEGAEGERTAVVRVRDAAEQGAEIIAVACPFCMLTLEDAVKTAGYDGQIIVKDILELLAESL, encoded by the coding sequence ATGATGGAGATTGCAGGCGAGACGTTTGCTCAAAAATTTGATCTATACACATGTATGCAATGCGGTAAATGCACGGGTGGATGCACTGTTTCTTTGAAATCACCGCTGAATGTTCGCAGGATGATGAGAACGGCACTTATAAGTGAGAGCCCTGATGTTGTTCTGGGCCTGAAAGAACTCTGGGACTGCACATCCTGTGGCACCTGCACGAGTCGATGCCCACGAAGCCTTGATCCAGCAGAGGTAATCTTCGGTATGAGAAGCCTTCTTATCGAAGAGGGGCGTGGCGTTCCAAAGACGATAATGGAAGCACTTGAATCTACGGTCAAGAACGGCAACCCCTGGGGCAGATCAAAGATGAAGCGGACCGAATGGCTCCAGGACTTTGAAGGGGAGGTTAAAGATCTCACCAGTGGCGCAACTGCAGAACTCCTTGCTTTTATCGGATGCACACCATCTTACGATCCGCGCGTCCAGGATGTGGCGAGGGCGTTTGCAACAGTTTTTAATGCCGCAGGTGTTGACTATGGCATTCTTGGAAATGAAGAGTCATGCTGCGGGAGTGAGATGCATGCGATGGGTGAGGAAGGACTCTTCGAGATGCTTGTAGAGGAGAACACCGAGTTATTTGGTGGCTTTGAAGTCAAAGATATGGTAACAATTTCGCCCCACTGCTATAACGCATTCTCAAACAAGTACAGTGAGTATGCAGATGTTAACTTCGGGGTAAAGCATTATACGCAATTTCTGGCAGAGCTGATTGATAAAGATGGGCTGGAGTTATCAAAGGAGCTTGGAAAGGTTGTCACATATCACGATCCATGTTATCTTGGAAAGCATAACTCAATCTATGACGAGCCACGAAAGGTGATCGAGGCGATCCCTGGTGTGACATTTGTCGAGATGGAACGTTCAAGGGAACGAAGTCTCTGCTGTGAAGGCGGTGGCGGCATGATGTGGAACGAGGGGGCAGAAGGAGAGCGTACTGCTGTTGTGCGGGTGCGAGATGCGGCTGAGCAGGGTGCAGAGATCATCGCTGTCGCATGTCCGTTCTGCATGTTAACCCTGGAGGATGCGGTCAAGACCGCGGGATATGATGGTCAGATCATTGTAAAAGATATTCTTGAACTCCTTGCGGAGTCATTATAA
- a CDS encoding peptidase codes for MYDSNEKPFIKYRGCIIMGSTGSPSGMDKEDINNIAQKKSTKDPDEFSQYLIDRMHQLEEHNIRLKEETRKVESEKKFAESQKVKYEREVRRLRSEIERMKAPPLLVGTVMEELDGERVLIKSSAGPNFVVNISTFISKDEIYPGAQVALNQQSLAVVNVLPAPKDPLVHGMEIIETPTVSYADIGGLDAQIEEIKEAVELPLIAPERFEAVGVEPPKGVLLIGPPGTGKTMLAKAVANETKATFIRIVGSELVQKYIGEGARLVREIFVMAREKSPSIIFIDELDAVGARRIDTGTSGDREVQRTLMQLLAEMDGFDPRGNVKLMAATNRHDILDPALLRPGRFDRIITVPIPSFEARIEILKLHSRKMKIAPGINFERMAALTPDATGADLKAITMEAGMFAVREERDVVEWSDFERAIEKVMKSTRPSLESRNSGGVMFA; via the coding sequence ATGTACGATTCAAACGAAAAACCTTTTATAAAGTACCGAGGATGTATAATCATGGGATCAACTGGGTCACCTTCAGGTATGGATAAAGAAGATATAAATAACATAGCTCAGAAGAAATCTACCAAAGATCCAGATGAGTTTTCACAGTACCTCATCGATCGGATGCACCAGCTTGAAGAGCATAATATCAGGCTGAAAGAAGAGACCCGCAAGGTAGAGTCGGAGAAAAAGTTCGCAGAGAGCCAGAAGGTGAAGTATGAAAGGGAAGTGAGACGACTCAGAAGCGAGATTGAGCGCATGAAAGCTCCGCCTCTTCTTGTTGGCACCGTGATGGAAGAACTGGATGGAGAACGGGTTCTGATCAAGAGCAGTGCAGGGCCAAACTTTGTGGTAAATATAAGCACGTTCATCAGTAAAGATGAGATATACCCGGGTGCACAGGTTGCACTTAACCAGCAGTCGCTCGCGGTCGTGAATGTGCTTCCCGCACCGAAAGATCCACTCGTTCATGGCATGGAAATTATTGAGACTCCAACAGTCAGTTATGCAGATATTGGGGGTTTGGATGCCCAGATAGAGGAGATTAAAGAGGCTGTTGAACTCCCACTTATCGCTCCAGAGCGATTTGAAGCGGTCGGTGTTGAACCACCGAAAGGCGTACTGCTAATCGGTCCACCTGGGACAGGTAAGACGATGCTCGCAAAAGCCGTTGCAAATGAGACAAAAGCAACATTTATCAGGATCGTGGGATCTGAACTTGTCCAGAAATATATTGGAGAGGGTGCGCGTCTCGTACGTGAGATCTTCGTGATGGCAAGAGAAAAATCTCCAAGTATTATCTTCATCGATGAACTGGATGCAGTCGGTGCAAGAAGGATCGATACAGGTACATCTGGCGATAGAGAGGTGCAGAGAACACTTATGCAACTTCTCGCCGAGATGGATGGCTTTGATCCAAGGGGTAACGTCAAACTGATGGCAGCAACAAACAGGCACGACATACTCGATCCAGCTCTGCTTCGACCTGGAAGGTTCGATCGGATTATCACCGTTCCTATTCCAAGCTTTGAAGCGAGGATCGAGATTTTGAAACTTCATTCAAGAAAAATGAAGATTGCACCAGGCATCAACTTTGAACGAATGGCAGCACTAACTCCAGATGCCACAGGAGCAGATTTGAAAGCGATTACGATGGAGGCGGGAATGTTTGCAGTCAGGGAAGAACGCGATGTCGTTGAGTGGAGTGACTTCGAACGCGCGATCGAGAAGGTTATGAAGTCCACACGACCATCACTGGAATCCAGAAACTCCGGTGGTGTGATGTTTGCATGA
- a CDS encoding glutamyl-tRNA(Gln) amidotransferase, subunit E: MDRAAEEEFSYNRKFIYKAYDSTCLIENDEEPPRMLNSEALRVALMIGLMLKVDLVDEVHTMRKIVIDGSNTTGFQKTALIGLDGKIEVEGGDVGVSVLCLEEEACQKIGEDESSTIYSLDRLGIPLVEIGTYPDIKSPEHARQVAEEIGMILRSTGRVKRGIGTIRQDINVSIEKGARVEIKGVQELKLIDKIIQNEISRQLNLLKLRDDLKNRGASVVNEIFDVTAVFADTGSKVIRREIKSRDGAVLAVLLRGFNGFVGREIQENRRLGSEFADRAKRFGLGGIFHTDEMPAYGVNEEEVARLKSAVGASENDAVVFAAGRREVLERALDAVLMRAGEALVGVPEETRRALPDGTTAYLRPLPGADRMYPETDVPPVVIDDEILQDIEIPELITAKKKRYVTEYGLNEEIAGEIVRSRYTGVFEEAVAATNLPASVIATALTSTLVEIRREGINIDRIRDEDLLEMFKLLDAGKFAKEAIGNILKEIASSPDTELAIIAERLGIGGVDEGEIEEIIDEIVSSRRSFIIEKGTRAVGPLMGPVMEQLRGKVDGKLVNAILRRKIDEVLEGCDT; encoded by the coding sequence GTGGATCGTGCAGCAGAGGAAGAGTTTTCATACAATCGTAAATTTATCTATAAAGCCTATGATTCGACATGTCTGATTGAGAACGATGAAGAGCCACCGAGAATGCTTAATTCAGAAGCTTTGCGGGTTGCACTTATGATCGGATTGATGTTGAAGGTGGATCTTGTGGATGAGGTCCATACGATGCGAAAGATCGTGATCGATGGATCCAACACAACGGGTTTCCAAAAAACTGCGCTGATAGGGCTTGATGGAAAGATTGAAGTTGAGGGCGGTGATGTTGGTGTTAGTGTACTCTGTCTCGAAGAAGAGGCATGCCAGAAGATTGGGGAGGATGAGAGCTCTACAATCTACTCACTCGACAGGCTCGGAATACCACTTGTTGAGATTGGGACGTATCCTGATATAAAAAGTCCTGAACATGCAAGACAGGTTGCAGAAGAGATCGGTATGATCCTGAGATCCACAGGCAGGGTTAAACGTGGTATCGGTACGATAAGGCAGGATATAAATGTCTCAATCGAAAAAGGGGCAAGAGTCGAGATCAAGGGCGTTCAGGAACTTAAATTAATCGATAAAATTATTCAAAACGAAATTTCAAGGCAGTTGAACCTCCTCAAACTCAGAGATGATCTTAAAAATAGAGGTGCTTCTGTAGTTAATGAGATATTTGATGTAACAGCGGTTTTTGCAGATACTGGCTCAAAGGTGATACGCAGGGAAATTAAATCCCGTGATGGCGCGGTTCTTGCTGTACTCCTCAGAGGGTTTAACGGGTTTGTTGGACGTGAAATCCAGGAAAACAGAAGGCTTGGGAGTGAGTTTGCAGATCGTGCAAAACGGTTTGGGCTTGGCGGAATCTTCCATACAGACGAGATGCCTGCATACGGGGTGAACGAGGAGGAGGTTGCAAGGCTCAAAAGTGCTGTTGGGGCGTCAGAAAATGATGCAGTTGTATTTGCAGCGGGTAGACGTGAGGTGCTTGAACGGGCACTTGATGCCGTCCTCATGCGGGCAGGCGAGGCTCTGGTTGGTGTCCCGGAGGAGACGAGACGTGCGCTTCCAGATGGCACAACAGCCTACCTCAGGCCACTTCCTGGCGCAGATCGGATGTATCCTGAGACAGATGTCCCACCAGTTGTGATCGATGATGAGATATTGCAGGATATTGAGATTCCTGAGCTTATCACAGCAAAAAAGAAGCGCTATGTAACCGAATATGGGCTGAATGAAGAGATTGCAGGGGAGATTGTGCGATCAAGATATACAGGTGTATTCGAAGAAGCTGTTGCCGCCACGAACCTCCCTGCAAGTGTGATTGCAACCGCTCTGACATCAACACTCGTTGAGATCCGAAGAGAAGGAATAAATATAGATCGCATCAGGGATGAGGATCTCCTTGAGATGTTCAAACTGCTTGACGCTGGTAAATTTGCAAAAGAAGCAATAGGCAACATCCTGAAAGAGATTGCGTCCAGTCCAGATACAGAACTTGCAATCATCGCTGAGAGGCTTGGTATAGGAGGAGTTGATGAAGGTGAGATCGAAGAGATAATCGATGAAATTGTATCCTCCAGAAGATCATTTATTATCGAGAAAGGAACGCGGGCTGTTGGTCCGTTAATGGGTCCTGTGATGGAGCAGCTTCGGGGAAAGGTCGATGGTAAACTGGTCAATGCAATTTTGAGAAGAAAGATCGATGAGGTGCTTGAGGGTTGCGACACCTGA
- a CDS encoding alcohol dehydrogenase GroES domain-containing protein, which produces MRAAVLHGIGNLEIEDVDTPTCGAREVLLRVGAATICRTDLKMYTQGQRDLVLPRILGHEVAGTVVEVGREVTEVLEGERIQVAPGFACGRCWYCVQGRSNLCENISILGFSYDGGFSEYVLLPEAAISSGSLNPIPDPLSFEEAALAEPVACCINGLEMAKIGFDETILIVGGGPIGNIFYHLSQIAGASKVHIVEILPERREFMRRYQIDALDSIESVQDEVDILIPACSDPDALIKGIKKVKRRGKVIAFSGLSVDDPQLLDPNIIHYNELTMVGAYGCTTWQNREALTLMASRKLDLRYLLTDQIPIEKILDGLRMVDAKEGMKVVVKNIRKGG; this is translated from the coding sequence ATGAGGGCTGCGGTTCTTCATGGAATAGGCAATCTTGAGATTGAAGATGTGGATACACCTACCTGTGGCGCACGCGAGGTTCTTCTAAGAGTCGGAGCAGCCACGATATGCAGGACTGATCTCAAGATGTACACTCAGGGGCAGCGAGATCTTGTGCTACCAAGAATTCTCGGGCACGAGGTTGCAGGTACGGTTGTCGAGGTCGGAAGGGAGGTCACAGAGGTTCTGGAAGGAGAACGGATACAGGTTGCACCTGGGTTTGCCTGTGGAAGGTGCTGGTACTGTGTGCAGGGTAGATCCAATCTCTGTGAAAATATCTCGATATTGGGATTTAGCTATGATGGTGGTTTTTCTGAATATGTGCTTCTTCCAGAAGCGGCAATTTCCTCTGGATCACTCAATCCGATCCCTGATCCCCTCTCTTTTGAGGAGGCAGCACTTGCAGAGCCTGTTGCATGCTGTATAAATGGGCTTGAGATGGCCAAGATCGGGTTTGATGAGACGATACTTATTGTGGGAGGCGGACCTATCGGAAACATCTTCTATCATCTATCTCAGATTGCAGGGGCATCCAAGGTTCACATTGTTGAGATACTACCAGAGCGACGGGAGTTCATGCGAAGATACCAGATAGATGCTCTTGATTCGATTGAGTCAGTGCAGGATGAGGTCGATATTCTGATTCCTGCATGTTCAGATCCAGATGCACTTATAAAAGGGATTAAGAAGGTGAAAAGGCGTGGAAAGGTCATTGCATTCTCTGGTTTATCTGTGGATGATCCCCAGTTACTCGATCCAAACATCATCCATTACAACGAACTTACAATGGTCGGGGCATACGGTTGCACGACGTGGCAGAACCGAGAGGCGCTGACGCTTATGGCATCCAGGAAGCTCGATCTCAGGTATCTTTTAACAGATCAGATCCCAATTGAAAAGATACTCGATGGTTTGAGAATGGTTGACGCAAAAGAGGGTATGAAGGTTGTGGTTAAAAATATTAGAAAGGGTGGTTAG
- a CDS encoding anthranilate phosphoribosyltransferase — MESFGSKIMDIVRGSNLTRSEARVMFEVVLRDEVEEMEQGAFLAALVTKGETPEEIAGSWEAIYELDTVKVTPSVGPLVDNCGTGMDLLKTFNISTPASVIAASAGIYMAKHGARAITSSCGAVDLAEAVGVDVECPVELVKKSIESAGIGLFNGMSPEVHPYALFRILSKIHFGTTLNIAASLANPALPSYGVRGVYSEEMIESVLQVMREIGYKRALVFHGKNNDGSRGMDEISTLGETTIGELDEDGGISSYTITPEELGIARSSEDAIMPLPSREDAALTFLRILSGIEDGAREDIVVANTAPILYITDMVKDLEEGVLMARELIQSGKPIDTLKKWVCEQNRDPTTGEERFGIVLKAAGL, encoded by the coding sequence ATGGAGTCGTTTGGCTCGAAGATCATGGATATTGTACGTGGCTCCAACCTCACACGCAGCGAGGCACGGGTGATGTTTGAGGTTGTGCTCCGTGATGAGGTTGAGGAGATGGAGCAGGGGGCTTTTCTGGCAGCACTTGTCACAAAGGGTGAGACCCCTGAGGAGATTGCAGGCTCATGGGAGGCGATCTATGAGCTTGATACCGTGAAGGTCACACCATCTGTTGGACCGCTGGTTGATAACTGCGGGACGGGGATGGATCTCCTGAAGACATTCAATATCAGCACCCCTGCATCGGTCATTGCAGCATCGGCAGGGATCTACATGGCAAAACACGGTGCACGGGCGATCACCTCAAGTTGTGGTGCGGTCGATCTCGCTGAGGCGGTTGGGGTGGACGTTGAGTGCCCGGTCGAGCTTGTCAAAAAAAGCATCGAAAGTGCAGGGATTGGTCTTTTCAACGGTATGAGTCCTGAGGTTCATCCATATGCACTCTTTCGAATCCTCTCAAAGATCCACTTTGGAACAACACTCAATATCGCAGCCTCGCTTGCAAATCCTGCACTTCCAAGCTATGGCGTAAGGGGCGTTTATTCAGAGGAGATGATTGAATCCGTCCTCCAGGTGATGCGAGAGATTGGATATAAGCGTGCACTTGTATTTCATGGCAAAAACAACGACGGTAGCCGTGGCATGGATGAGATCTCAACGCTTGGAGAGACCACAATCGGTGAGCTTGATGAGGATGGTGGGATCTCAAGTTATACGATCACACCAGAAGAGCTTGGGATTGCAAGATCGAGTGAAGATGCAATCATGCCGCTTCCATCAAGAGAGGATGCTGCTCTGACATTTCTTCGCATACTCTCAGGTATCGAGGACGGTGCAAGAGAGGATATCGTTGTAGCAAACACTGCACCGATTCTCTATATCACTGATATGGTAAAAGACCTTGAAGAGGGAGTTTTGATGGCAAGAGAACTAATTCAAAGTGGTAAACCGATCGATACACTCAAAAAATGGGTGTGTGAGCAAAACAGAGATCCCACAACTGGTGAAGAGCGTTTTGGGATTGTGTTAAAGGCTGCAGGGTTATGA